The Megasphaera elsdenii DSM 20460 genome includes the window CGGACACGGCACTGAACGCACTGAGACGGCGTACCGTCCGGGTCAGGGTCTGGATGAGCCGTTCCTTGATCTGGGCGAAATAGGCATTGGACATGAGGATATCGTGCTGGACCTGTGGGGCCAGTTCATCCGTTGCCTGGCGGCAGATAGCCGGGACTTCACTGTCCGGGATGTCATGCCACTGCTTCTGTTCGCGGAGCAGTTTTTCCCCGATGATGCGCAGGGCCCCATGGACCAGCATGCCCAGGTCGGGGGCGGCAAACTGATAGCGCGGCCGTTCTTCCAGCCCCAGGCCGTAGCGGGAATAGTAAGCAAAGGGACAGCTGCGGTACTGCTCAAACTTCGTGACCGACCCCCGCAAAGTCCCATCGGGAGCGAACAGGCGGCGGACCAGCGCCTCCGGCAAGGTGACGGGCAGGTTCGTGTGGAACAGGCCCTGCACGGCGCGGACAGCCTGATGGCGCCAGCCATGCTGCCAGGCCCAGTCATAGAGAGCCCACCAGACGGAATCGACGGCCTGGCCTTCCGCAGCCGGCCGCAAATGACCGGGCAGGTAGTCCAGCGCTGCCGGCAAAGCCAGCAGATACTCGGCTTCCTGACCGGGCGGCACTTTCGTATCCTTGCGGATGATGCCGGCTGTATAGCCCTTATCACAGAGCTGATGGATCCACGACGCCTTTTCCAGGGCGCTGCCGTCATCGTCAGCGACGACATAAGATACGACGAATCGTTCACTGGCCCGGGTCGCGCCTAAATAGAACAAGAAGCGTTCCTGGAACGAACGGAAGCGGCTCCCCGGCCCGAGGACGATACCCAGGTCGGCCAGACGGTGGCGTTCCTTATCGCTGAACAGCCCTTCTTCCTGGCTGTGCTGGGGAAAGATGCCGTCATTGACACCGCATAAAAAGACGACTTTCGCCTGCATCGTATACCCCCGTTCCACAGCAGTCAACGTCACGTGGTCCAGCGTCGGCGGAATGAGGCTGAACTTCAGACTGCCCAGGCCATCTTCGACGATGCGGGAAAATTCATCGAGATCCGTTTCATCGTCGCCGCAAAGGCTGACGATTTCATTGAGGAAGGTCCCGATGCGCTTCCAGACCTGTTCGTGTTCCTTGCCTTCTTCGGCAAGGCCCGACTGTTCATCTTCTTCCTGCCACTGGCGCAAGGCGTCGGGGATGCCCAGCCGGCACAGCCATCGGTACAACAGGGTACACCAATCGCGCAGGCAATGGGATTCCTGGGCTTCGTTCCAGCAGGGGAAGAGAATATCCCGCACGCGCTGGCGGATGTCGTTGATGCGCTGCAAGCAGGCTTCTTCCCGTTCGTCCACGACCTGTGGCTGTTCCTGCCGGCGCCCATAGGTCCATTCGCCATCCCGCAGCCAATGGCGGCCCTGGATACCGTAAGCCAGACAATAATTTTCCAAATCGTCGATATCGTGGCGGCTCACGGGAAAGAGGTCCGTCTTGAGCAGGCGAAAGATCGACTCATGGGACCAGCGGCTGCGGAAGACGCCGAACAGGGCCGAAATCGCCTCGGCCGCCGGATGGCTGGTCATGGGCCGGCGATAGTCGCTGAAGCAGGGGATGCCGTAGCGCCGGAAGATGCGTTCGACCCGGTCGTGGTACAAATCGCTCGTCCTGGCCAGGACGAGAAAGTCACGATAACGATAGCCCTGATGACAGAGAGCGGCGATTTTCCGGGCAACGCTGTCGATTTCGCCATCCCGGTCGGAACATTCCCAGATTTCCAGGGCCGATACGGGCTGTGTCATTTCAGCCGGTACAGGCCGGAAGAAGGCGTCGCGAAAGACCGTCAGCGGGCCGTCCGGCCTTTTGGCTACCTTGGTCGTTTCCAGATGAGGAAAGAGGGTCTTTAAATCGCGATAGACTTCATAAGCCCGGTGAAACAAAGCCGTTTCCCGCCGCTGCTGTTCCAGGTGTTCCTCGTCGATGGTCAGGGTAATCGTCACCTGCGCCGTCACGCGTTCCATTTGCCGCAAAATCTCCATCTGCTGCGGTGTAAACCACTGAAACCCGTCGACCCAGACATGGGCGCCCTGGAGGAAGGAATAATGACCGACTTCCCGGGCCAGCAGGGTCATCGTATCGTCTGCCGAGCCGAAATGATCAGCCAGAAAATCCTGATACGCTCCGTAGAGCCGGGAAATATCTTCCAGCTTATGCGACAGCGTCGGATTGGGGACGGCTTCGGCAGCTTTACGCAAGGCATCCGGTGTGACACAGAAAGACCGACATTCCCATAAGAAACGGCCAGCCGTATCGGCAAAATTCGGCTGTCTGGCCGCCGTCTGCAAGACGGAAAACTCTTTTTCCCCCTTGTGCAGCAGGCGCTGTAAAATAATCTTCCGGGCCAGTTCGGACAGAGACGCATGGGCCAGGCCCCGTTCCTGGAACACGTTATAAGCCAGGCGGGAAAAACCGACGACTTGCGTCCCTATAAAGCCCTGTCCCTCTGAATGTTCAGCCAGATGCCGTTCGGCGCCATATGTCGCCTGGTCAGGGACAAGGAGCAAAGCCTTGCCGCCGGCAGCCGCACAGGCCTGTATCTCCCGATAGCACTGCGTCGACTTGCCGCTTCCGGCCTTGCCCAATAATACGGTAACAGCCATGGACGTACCTCCTTACATAAAAATCGATTATCTCTATTATACCTGATTTCCACTGGAAAAGAACAGTAAAAAGAGGCTGTCGCATGAAGACAGCCTCTTTTGGCGTATTAAGTTTGCAGTTTGTAGTTTCCAAAGCCTTCACGCGGCAAAAATCAATGGAAGATGGCGCAGGCCGTCTTGAGGAAGGGCAGGCGTTTGCTCAGGCCCGTCCGCGACCGCTGGATCCACTTGAGGTCATACGGTTCAAAGACGACGCGCTTATAGGCTTCGATATCCAAGGGCGTGCCATCCCAGTCAGAATGGATGTCCCCGGTCTGTTTGATGAGGATATCGTAGAGGATGTCGTATTCTTTGTCATCCCGTCTATCCCGTTCGATGACCGTGCTGTACGGCAGGGTCTTATGATAGGTCAGTTCCATGCCTTTGTAGTCGAAATGGAAGCCACAACGCATGCGGCAGCCATCAAGACCGGTATAATCGGCGATTTTCTTCAAGTCGTGAAGGATATGGTCGTGACCTTCTTCATAGAGATTGTCCGGCGTCGTTTCCGTATAGTCGAAACGGAACTGGATCGATGCCCCGTCGATGTGGCGGAACCGTTCCAGGTACGGCTTGAGCTGGTCAGCCGGATATTTCTTATACAATACACAGTTGATACGGAAAGGAACAGCCAGACGGCTCAAGAGAGCGTCATTCGATTCCTGTACATAATGCTGCATATGGCGC containing:
- a CDS encoding 4Fe-4S cluster-binding domain-containing protein, whose protein sequence is MKTTISMAATTVPRVVHPYKTRNGGATVTVFVPYNCHNHCPFCINKAEYEDMTGFSEEAICRSIRLMDSITPFCDFVFTGGEPFANMESLQRMLDCIPVTHKVYINTTLPVFENQSEDDIVAFTERNRHKITCINVSRHMQHYVQESNDALLSRLAVPFRINCVLYKKYPADQLKPYLERFRHIDGASIQFRFDYTETTPDNLYEEGHDHILHDLKKIADYTGLDGCRMRCGFHFDYKGMELTYHKTLPYSTVIERDRRDDKEYDILYDILIKQTGDIHSDWDGTPLDIEAYKRVVFEPYDLKWIQRSRTGLSKRLPFLKTACAIFH
- a CDS encoding PD-(D/E)XK nuclease family protein: MAVTVLLGKAGSGKSTQCYREIQACAAAGGKALLLVPDQATYGAERHLAEHSEGQGFIGTQVVGFSRLAYNVFQERGLAHASLSELARKIILQRLLHKGEKEFSVLQTAARQPNFADTAGRFLWECRSFCVTPDALRKAAEAVPNPTLSHKLEDISRLYGAYQDFLADHFGSADDTMTLLAREVGHYSFLQGAHVWVDGFQWFTPQQMEILRQMERVTAQVTITLTIDEEHLEQQRRETALFHRAYEVYRDLKTLFPHLETTKVAKRPDGPLTVFRDAFFRPVPAEMTQPVSALEIWECSDRDGEIDSVARKIAALCHQGYRYRDFLVLARTSDLYHDRVERIFRRYGIPCFSDYRRPMTSHPAAEAISALFGVFRSRWSHESIFRLLKTDLFPVSRHDIDDLENYCLAYGIQGRHWLRDGEWTYGRRQEQPQVVDEREEACLQRINDIRQRVRDILFPCWNEAQESHCLRDWCTLLYRWLCRLGIPDALRQWQEEDEQSGLAEEGKEHEQVWKRIGTFLNEIVSLCGDDETDLDEFSRIVEDGLGSLKFSLIPPTLDHVTLTAVERGYTMQAKVVFLCGVNDGIFPQHSQEEGLFSDKERHRLADLGIVLGPGSRFRSFQERFLFYLGATRASERFVVSYVVADDDGSALEKASWIHQLCDKGYTAGIIRKDTKVPPGQEAEYLLALPAALDYLPGHLRPAAEGQAVDSVWWALYDWAWQHGWRHQAVRAVQGLFHTNLPVTLPEALVRRLFAPDGTLRGSVTKFEQYRSCPFAYYSRYGLGLEERPRYQFAAPDLGMLVHGALRIIGEKLLREQKQWHDIPDSEVPAICRQATDELAPQVQHDILMSNAYFAQIKERLIQTLTRTVRRLSAFSAVSDFHMEGLEKSFGRPGSPWEALRFTLKNGLHVVVTGQIDRIDTLRQGDHKYVVIIDYKSGRKQLDISQIFTGLELQLLTYMFVALLNIGGDAIPAAVLYCYVRNDRVSLEYRVSDENKKKLYESKGKLTGFYLDDGQVMQQLDTSMQGFSDFLNLRLKKDGTLSDASHTLYNEAGWSHLLDWAARQIEDIAGHIGDGDISIHPVLLGQNAPCSYCPYRPVCRFDVAMAGNTYDAAGREDKDDMIRKMFDEGDDEHGLDK